TGATGCTGAGCAAAGAAAGTTTCAAAACCATAACAAACATTTATAATTAGGGTATGCTAGGTTGATTTCACACTGTTCATATATGAAAAACCAGGCATGATACTAGTTTAAACTCGAGGGAAGTTCAGGAAAGAGGCATAATTAAGAACTGCCATTATTTTCACGAAAAGCTGAATATGGCATATGCtcctttagaatttttttaaagatttctgATCTAAACCATACTATATGTAATCATTGGCATCTTTTCCATTTGAGTATTCTCTTTTTACTTCGGTATAGGCAAATTATGTTCTATTGCTTGGTTTCTTCAAAGACCAATTGCAACAACATGTTCGTGTTCATGCAATGGAAGCAGTTATGGCTTGTTGGGATCTTGAGCAATCACTTCAAAGTTTAACAGGTCAATCCGTCTCCCTGCTGGaaacaattttgaaaaatatagctCCCTGTTTTGCCTTTCTTTTACCAACCTGGACAACATGACTAATGTAGATCAATGCTAGTCGCTATGATCTTGTCATATTAATTCAATTGAAACCGGGAAAACGTGTATGCATAAGTCGTAATAATGAACTTATCCTTTCCCTGTTTATTTTGATTGTTTTGGAAAACTTAAGAGCTAAACCAGAAAGGATGGAACAGGTGTATCTCCAGGTGAAGGCACTGGTGCAACCATGTCTGATGATGAAGACGAAGTTGTAGATAGTGATGCCAGCTTGTTTGATGGAAGTTTTGATGGGATTGACAGCATGGGGTTTGGCCCCCTCGTCCCATCCGAGACTGAGAGATCACTAATGGAGCGTGTTAGGCAAGAACTGAAGCACGAGCTGAAACAGGTATACGACTATTCGAACTTCATAGTAAAATGACTTGACATACACGCTACAGCTAAATTTGCTTCGGTCTTTCAGGGTTACAAGGAGAAAATTGTGGACATTAGAGAGGAAATTCTACGTAAGAGACGAGCTGGAAAGCTACCAGGCGATACGACCTCGTTTTTAAAAGCTTGGTGGCAGTCACATTCCAAATGGCCTTACCCAACTGTGAGTGTAATGTGTTTCCCTGGTAGTTCTGAACATCAAAATATGTTGCTTCCGACATTTTTATGACAAAAAGTGTTTTTTgctaaaaaatgttttttttcagGAAGAAGACAAAGCAAAATTAGTACAAGAAACAGGATTGCAGTTAAAGCAGATTAACAACTGGTttataaaccagagaaaaaggaaTTGGCATAGTAACCCCTCTACCTCTCTGAAGAGCAAACGTAAGAGGTAGGCTGCATCCGTCGTGTTTATGTTCCTCGATCGAGATCAACTTTTCTCGAAAACCATTGGCCACTTTTGTTTGGGAAAGAAGTAAGACAGGTTAAACCTGCAATGACCACttattgtaaattaaaaaaaaagaaccctTTGTAGAAACTCCATGTTTCGCTGTTGACCTGTTCATGGTAGTGGGAATTTGAGCTTGAATCAGTTCTAGTCTGAGTAATCTGGTGATAGTTAATGATATCTGTATAACAACTATGTTGCTTTAAATTCTTAATTTAGAGTAAGTGTGAGCTTAGTTGGATGTTTGCTGCAATTTTTCTGGGCTCATGCTTTTACATCTGCGAACAATAATGGCTTTTTAAGTCATTGGTTTATAATGTAATTTATCTACTTGTTTATATATAAAACTAGTTTGTGCCTGTGAAGTCGTTTTATATAATGTAATGATGTTTCCAGCTGCTAAGATTAATGTCTACAATTTGCTGTGAGAAAACACCATTTTGATTGACCAAAATTACGAAAGCTTGCTAATAAAAAAGCAATTATTATATGGGAGAGTATTTGATGCATTACAGGCGtgtaataaatatgatattttattattaaataaaacaaaaattgtaTAAGATTTAtagataaatattaataatttcattgaaacataattaaataataaataattataactaaatgttaaaatcttaaatttgagaCTTATATCTTAAACTTGAAACACTAAACTTATTTAATTGTActtaaataaagttattattatatatttataaatcatctattattttttgttttatttaatgaagtctcatattattattcattaatgATGCTAttatatataagaaataatataattttttagccTAGTTGTACTTTTTTTTCACTTTGGcacatgaatttaacaattaatccatccttaaacttaaaaaatataaaagttgtatAATATGACATTTCGATAATACGGTATAATCTTAAATATTGACATAATTCAAGTTAAGGGACAAAAAAGTTTCTATTTGCCAAGTTCAAAGATTGAAGggaaaaaaatatacaaatatctaAGTGAATCTAACTGCAAAATTTAAGgacaaaattatattatccccATACATTACAAATAAATTCTTATGCCagaaacattttaatttaattaaacaataatgacttatttaagaaaatatgaaaacttAAAAAAGTAATATAAATGAACGAATTAGCAATAGGAAGCAAAAAAAACAACTCAACCCTGTTAGGTTGAAAGTTGACAAAAACAATAGtatgattttaacaaaattgcCCGACGAATACAAGTTGCATATAAACACCAACTTCAATCAGACGGAAACGTCTAATGTCGACACGATCAAGCAAATATAATTTCTAtatatgtaaaaagaaaaagaaaaagaaaacatagtTCCCTTCCTTTCCTTGTGCTGTCTACATTCATGCCAAGGAGCAGCACATTTACGAACACCATATTATTCCTCCTCCAACTGCCATGCAAAATGCAAAGGAAACAAGAGATGCCAACAATAACCAGATTGTCCAAAATCATTTTGAAAATTGAGGGTTGAGTTTTCTGCTTTCTTTATTTTATGGGATTTGCCCCTTTGGTTGAATTTTTGCTGCCATTGACCGTAACTCATTTGCTATCTCGGTGAAACTCGGTCTCTCTGGTAGCTCGGATGACCAGCATCTCTCCATTAATGATCTCCATTCTGGGTCACAGCCTTCTGGAACCGGTGGTCGTAGTGTATTACTTACGATACCACCTGAAATGAATTCATTTCCATGCTCAGAAGCTCGAAATGAAAAGGTTCAAATAATTGAATTCACaattacatttatatataatgaaattaccAATAATAGCCCCGTAATGCAAGTCTGCATATGGTTCTTCTCCAGTGAGAAGCTCCCACATAACAATACCGAATGAGAAGACATCAACCTAGATTAGAGGGAATAACAATGATTATATACGAAATAAAATGGTAGAGGGCACTAAACTCTGAAGAATGTGCAAATTACAAACCTTCTCCGAGACAAGACTGCTACTGCCGTTCAGAAGCTCTGGTGCCATCCATGGAAGGGTTCCACGGACACCACCTGAGATAAGGGTTTGACATTTCACCTTAGATAGGCCCAAATCTCCAACCTGGTGCCAAAAAAACAGTtgtgaatgaaattgaaataattattaaaacCAATAAGCAAATCGAAGAGAACTTTTAGGTATTAAGTAAAGAGAAACAATCTATGACAGTAACCTATTAAAGTGTGGTGTGTCATGCAATTACCCATTAGTCAGCATCAGCCTGAGCTAGCTACTGTTCTCAACAGTTGATCAAACAGACAAATAATATACCACAAAACATAATTTTAGTTTAAGACAGTCAAGGTCTGCAACTTGAGATTAAATGGGATGTGCATGTAAGTACTCTTTGCACGATTGAAGGTTAATAATTCCATAACAATAACTTTAAATGCACTTCCTTATTCATATAAAGAGCTCAGGAATACCAAACATTCCCTGCAAAAACCTCAAGCCAATTATGCCAACAAGAAGTACTCAAAGAAAGCATACTTGTCCAATTAATATCCAATATGAATCTCTAGAAATGACCATTTCATCTTGGATGTTTGGAATAAATAATCAAAAGCTTTGCCACCAAAGAGCTGGCACCAGAATGGATTGCAAGCAAAACTCAGGCCTAAGCACTAACCTTGCATATTGGACGGTGAGGATCTCGAAGATTGACAAGTAAATTGTCACTCTTCAAATCAAAGTGCACTATATTCTTTCCATGCAGATACTCCATTCCAAAGGCAACATCCATGGCGATCAGAAGTCGCTTACGCTTATCAAGATTCCTGGCAATAGCAAGTCATCCAATATTATTTATAACCAGAAAAATTATAGGAAAGGTTATACAGTAtagcaaacaaaacaaaaactttTAGTACTTCTCATTCTTCTGTAAAGCAGTTCTTAAGGAACCATTAACCATATATTCAGTCACTGTTGCCACAGAGCCACCAGGACCATCGAGAACAACACCATAGAATGCCACAACATTGGGATGATGCAAGTCAGCAAGCTTAATTGCCTCATTCCAGAAATCATCAATCTAGTCAAATGAATTCACGACAGTACAAGCTGTTAGCAAGTGAAATTACAAAGTGGAACTactatggagaaataaggaattGCAAAGAGAAAATAAAGAGCCAAACCATGCGCTCTTGTTCAGAAGGTTTCCCCGCAAAACATCTATCATTGATCCGTTTGATTGCAACATCAGTACCTCGCCACTTCCCATGATAAACAGTACCGAAGGTGCCAGAACCTAGTTCTCGCAGCTCTTCAAGGTCAATGTTTTTTATAATCTGAAAATGAATATAATTAAGTTATGAGCAAAAGGAGTTAACAAAAAAACAAACATCACATGAAAGCAATGATTCAACCTGCAAGCAACCGATGCCATCTGAAACTCGAAAGCCAAAATTTGTTCTGTCCGGTTGTTTGGTCTTGATTTCCTgagttaagaaaaaaaaaacaaaagatgtTCAATGAATAAATCTGCAGAAGGCAGCCACAATTTTTTTTAGAGAAGGAAATGGAGAAAAGGGGAGGGGGGGCGGTGAGGACAATGGGCCTACAGATAGAGAATGAAGAGATGCACACCTCAAACTTAGCTTTATGTTGCATTTCCATGTTTCTAGTTGAACCATCTATCTCTTGATTGCCCTCAAAACCAGATGCATCAGTTGCTGCTGGTATGTCAGGAGTGGAAGGGGTAGATGACTGGAAAACAGAAGCAGCTACTCCCTCAGCTACAGCTTGTAATTCTTTCTTGATGAGTTCCTCAGCTGAGCCATTTGCAGTGAAGGCAACAAGAAGAAACATTTAGTCCATGCATAAAGTGATAAATGCCAATGTTTGTTGCAAACAGAAATCAAATACCTCACCTTTTGTGGACTGTTTTTGGTCTGAAATGAAATCCTTGTTTAAATGGTTTAATGGCTGGTAAACATCATCTTCCAATTGGGCTTTAGATTCCCCACTAATCACTGCCTGGTTCTCTCCAAAAGGGTCTCTGGTAGGTAACCCTTCTCtctgtgtttgaattttgttaggTCTAGGAGGAGGAAATTGAGCATCTTGCCGTAAATTCCAAGGATCTTGATTGCTAAAGAGTGAATCTGAGGAATCCAAGACATCACCACCTCTATTAGATGGTGAAAAAGAAGATCGGGTATTAGCATTCAAAGGAGCAGCTTCAGTGTCATTTAGTACAATCTTCTGCTGAGTCCATGAAACGTCATCCAATTTATGTGCCGATTGAAGACCAGAAAATGGAGGGTTCCCATATTGAACTTCAAGGGAATCCAAGTTTTGAGCTCCAACTTTGGGTTGTGAATGTGTCACTACATTATCCAAAATAACCATCTCACTGGAGTCTATTGGTTTGTTAAAGATATTATCCAAAGGCAACTCTCTCCCTGCTATTTGTGGAGATCTCTCATCCAAGACATCTTTTCTGGTTTTGTAAACAGGTGAATTACCCTGCTCATTGCTTATCCGAAGAGCATCCATCATCCCATTAATTGGGATCAGACGGTTAGGGTCTACAATATCCATTTTGGAGACAGCAGGAATATTGCCATGATATTCTCTGGAGGCTTCAGGCACTTGCTGTTCAGAAGCTTGAATGCCAATTGCCCCAGGTTGTGGAACATCCTGTTTAAGCTGGTATTGAGTCGGCAAAACATACTGTGATTGTAATTCACCTGCCATACCCATTAAACCCTGACTTGCTGGAATTCTAGGATGATCGGAATTATCAGTTCTACATTCATTTTGTGCATCAAGACCTTGAGAGAATCCAACTGCCTCTGAATGAAGTCCTCCAACTTGATGATCAACAtgaccaagctgtcgaaacccaGCTCCTTGTTCAGCAATGCCATCCCCTAATGCTCCAGATACCACAACCCTGTTTACTGGTGAAATTTTCATACCATCTTCAGGACGCAGACTATGATAAGTTGAATTCGTATTAACCAGAAGTGTTCCACTGCTATTTCTTGTATCCTTTACCAAAGGATCAGAATGTGCATGAGGCAATGCCTTCTGACACATACAGCAGTCTTCAAGCCTTGAGATCTTCTCAGGAGTACTTGCTTGGTGCTGAGGCAAGGATCCATCTGACAAGAGAACATGCTCAGTTTGTGGAATACGATGCCAGGCATAACCTCCTCCAACCATTGCAGATGGAATCTGGGCTTGATAAACATTCTGGTTCCGTTCAACAGGAAGCTGAACTATCTTTGTACCAAAAGCACTTTCACCAGGATGACTCTCCAATGGAATTTGTTTGGGTTGCAACAGTGGCTGAACCACTGCTGGTCTAATACCAGCAAGGGAAGCGGAGGGAGTCATTGTCATGTGCAAAGCAGGAATGAACTGATGAGCGGTAGCATTATCACGAAAATACTGTTGGTTGAATACAGAATCAGTATTGCCCACCAACTGGGGGCTTGAGTACCCCATTTGAGGTGCAAGATGCACATAATCAGAACGGTTCATAACATCATGGCGAGGATCAATAAATGTAGATGCATAGTGTAGCGGTGAATCATATCTCACTTGCTGCGGTGCCGAAGTGAGGGGCATCGACCTCTCTAACTCAACCTCAGGTTGAGAAGACAATGTTTGTGGAGGAGCAGATTTAACCACTGGAATTC
The sequence above is drawn from the Gossypium hirsutum isolate 1008001.06 chromosome A05, Gossypium_hirsutum_v2.1, whole genome shotgun sequence genome and encodes:
- the LOC121229207 gene encoding homeobox protein knotted-1-like 3, which encodes MAFDGFVSDNTKDMQTLALNEPPPSAADIDHWERAKCKAEIMGHPMYDQLLEAHVACLRVATPVDQLAQIDAQLARSQDVLAKYSSAAAAAGSAEEELDHFMANYVLLLGFFKDQLQQHVRVHAMEAVMACWDLEQSLQSLTGVSPGEGTGATMSDDEDEVVDSDASLFDGSFDGIDSMGFGPLVPSETERSLMERVRQELKHELKQGYKEKIVDIREEILRKRRAGKLPGDTTSFLKAWWQSHSKWPYPTEEDKAKLVQETGLQLKQINNWFINQRKRNWHSNPSTSLKSKRKR
- the LOC107907314 gene encoding uncharacterized protein — translated: MAFDHNAIPKDLRPLNVARTVTEEPRIAATSNVSGRNIEGFFPNPSREPGSPGTMPVFYPATMANAGFVGLGYANAVPLAPGAPAWRPPMPMPMHVPVPVGRPSINPVVGFSYNPNLSNMVVGNAVDQVSNDVVAGHGCSPCLGNRNSGNGSDQASNDIASTGFGQSSNIGNRGSGNAIDQLNNELSGGFTYKPNLGLRSNGSGADQVSDEGGGDSVSGKKVKILCSFGGKILPRPSDGVLRYVGGQTRIISLRRDVSFNEFVQKMVDAYGQPVVIKYQLPDEDLDALVSISSLDDLDNMMDEYDKVVERSSDGSAKLRVFLFSASELDPSGLVQFGDLNDSGQKYVEAVNGIVEGASCGFTRKESMASLASTRNSDVSGTEAVDSIGAGQVDAGGPPPSNILSPGGNSAPSHDTGPKMTAPDPNPVAAYPDASAVHLGIPVVKSAPPQTLSSQPEVELERSMPLTSAPQQVRYDSPLHYASTFIDPRHDVMNRSDYVHLAPQMGYSSPQLVGNTDSVFNQQYFRDNATAHQFIPALHMTMTPSASLAGIRPAVVQPLLQPKQIPLESHPGESAFGTKIVQLPVERNQNVYQAQIPSAMVGGGYAWHRIPQTEHVLLSDGSLPQHQASTPEKISRLEDCCMCQKALPHAHSDPLVKDTRNSSGTLLVNTNSTYHSLRPEDGMKISPVNRVVVSGALGDGIAEQGAGFRQLGHVDHQVGGLHSEAVGFSQGLDAQNECRTDNSDHPRIPASQGLMGMAGELQSQYVLPTQYQLKQDVPQPGAIGIQASEQQVPEASREYHGNIPAVSKMDIVDPNRLIPINGMMDALRISNEQGNSPVYKTRKDVLDERSPQIAGRELPLDNIFNKPIDSSEMVILDNVVTHSQPKVGAQNLDSLEVQYGNPPFSGLQSAHKLDDVSWTQQKIVLNDTEAAPLNANTRSSFSPSNRGGDVLDSSDSLFSNQDPWNLRQDAQFPPPRPNKIQTQREGLPTRDPFGENQAVISGESKAQLEDDVYQPLNHLNKDFISDQKQSTKAEELIKKELQAVAEGVAASVFQSSTPSTPDIPAATDASGFEGNQEIDGSTRNMEMQHKAKFEEIKTKQPDRTNFGFRVSDGIGCLQIIKNIDLEELRELGSGTFGTVYHGKWRGTDVAIKRINDRCFAGKPSEQERMIDDFWNEAIKLADLHHPNVVAFYGVVLDGPGGSVATVTEYMVNGSLRTALQKNEKNLDKRKRLLIAMDVAFGMEYLHGKNIVHFDLKSDNLLVNLRDPHRPICKVGDLGLSKVKCQTLISGGVRGTLPWMAPELLNGSSSLVSEKVDVFSFGIVMWELLTGEEPYADLHYGAIIGGIVSNTLRPPVPEGCDPEWRSLMERCWSSELPERPSFTEIANELRSMAAKIQPKGQIP